The Asterias rubens chromosome 1, eAstRub1.3, whole genome shotgun sequence genome segment TGATGAGTTTGCCAAACCCACGCGCGCGCcgcgtataaaccagctttTAGTAGTTTTATTTCACATTCCGGTGTAGAtatttacaaaaggggtttcaaaAAATTGATATGATAAAAGGGCGTAGTCTATCCAACTCGGGACTTGGTCGCACCCCTCCGCTTTGTCCAGCATTAGATAGAAGTTGGGCCGCGCCAAGCTTCAAGAGACTCATAACATTTACCAATAAGTAAAATTAGGACTCAAAATTATTTGCCAAAACTACTGCTTCCCGTCTCAATAGAGACATGATTAAATACAcagaaacaaatttttaaaaacagtttaattacaaccaaacattgttttgtgtaatttttgctGTATGCATAATACCTTTCATTTCATCAATCAACATTGTTAATGTAATCAACTAAAATTATCTATTTTAAAGGGTCAATGCTCTGTCTAAGCCTAGGCTTTTTCCTGATGCCCTCCACTTATCACCCTTTGTTCCtttttcttgtatgttttatgattatttattgtgatatttggaaataaaaaacaaacactcaaaCAAAACTCGAGATTATTTCTTGGTTGTACAGCTGTTACATCACTCGGAACCGGAATGGTCCTGAGCTGTGTTACAACTTCGACCATGGAAGAGGTGGCAGAAGCCTCGTCCCCACGTGGTTTGCGATGGGCACAGCTGCACATCTTCAAAGACGAGACACTGGTCAGGAGCATAGTAAGGAAGGCCGAGACTAATGGGTACAAAGCTCTTATTGTGACGGTGGATAGCCCTATTGGGCGCCGGTCAGCAGGAGAGAGTTTAAAGGAGCTACCGCTGCATATAAGGCAAGGCTGTTCAGTGACATCAACACAAAACACTGCCAAATAGTTTGAACCAATGCGTTTATAATACTTTAATTTTTAAGCCCTTCTAACTTATGCAATCCAAATGTGCTCGCATTTTATATGTATTTTTCTGGCGAAAGGGAAAGGTTTTATATGCTCAAAGAAACTTGGAACTTTGAACGTTCATAGCGAGACATATGTATAAACCATAAAGCTCTTCGCtatgcgttcgattagcttccccgggtcgacccgatctgccccggtacgttcgaatagcttttacgtcattccaggggctcacccgggtcagccccaagtaccctgctgtggaacgggtcacttggggctgggctggcccgaggtgcatgaagCCACTAGTGGACGGCGAATGTGCTCGTTCGATTAGCTCCTGACAGGGGCCCACCCGAAAAACACACGGGgtcgacacggggaagctacccgaacgcacccatttataaatttattattgttttcgttAATAATGTCCTCCTGGTCCTGAATTTAGATTGGCTCATTTTGGCGGGGAGAAACTGTCATCTGGTTTGACTTCATTGGATAATCCTAAAGTCACGTGGAGCCACATTGATTGGCTGAGTAGCATCACTACACTACCTATTGTACTGAAAGGAGTACTAACAGGTATAAAGGGtcaattatgacgtcatcacacgACGCTTAGAGCATGTTTGAGTGTGCACCATGGGTTAACCAAAGGTTGACTAGaacgaacccaggctggtcaaccattggttgactactaaCTGTGGTCGACcttttggaaccagcctcaggaCCAtagtttcttcactggtcctaATAGCCTGTTCCATGTTAATATGCGTAAAGCGCAGAgaggaaccagtgacactatagcaaACAAAATGTGGAAGGCAATGGAGCGTGAATATCGTGGTACCGGTGGTTGACTAtaggcttccaaacgagtcgttcgagtgagtgaAGAGTCACTGCGCGTTGCTGGTCggtattatacaaaatattgactgcttcgagtgcgtTAGTGTaaattatataactgacatacagattcttgtcatttgattggtggaaatTACTTCATGTGAAATTCACTAAACACCTATTCTCGCGCCCATGGGGAATGGCATTTCCCAatcaacagaacttcgagaagaggaataacaattattcaaaggtgtaacaaaacaattgttgcacactgtgactgggtccatgggttttgtacaccctctgTGGCAAATGGCACCGTAACATACACCTCCCCATTTCTTCAGAATTAGTCATACCCCAGAAGTACTGTATGTACGACTAGCGTTTTGTGTCACGGTAGACAGATGAATAAAAGAATCTTTGTTCGGTAttatatgaaataattattgactgcttaataatcggggcacagttaaaattatatgCCAAAGGTATGCAGGACTATACGTTTGATTTATGATACCAACTCCTTTAGGCCTATCTATCATGCAATGGTTTGCAATgtgttgtggcgcaatatgctgtcaatcaaaccaggaacaccggggcgtacctcttctctttttgataagtgcaatTGGTTCTTTTACGCGCGTtaaacaacacacgggaccaacgggcAAAGCAACACGGTTGAGTGTCttacttaaagacacaggtgtcacgactggtactcgaacccacactctgctaaacagaaacaccagagtttgaattattattattattattattattattattattattattattattattattattattattattattattattattattattattattattattattattattattattattattattattattattattattattattattattattattattattattatttcattttatcacagcatgcaaaagaaagatctcattttcctttgtgccggtaactcctcgagccgggctacgtcccgtagccttagatctcaagggtctttctcaggatcctcgctgttcccaaaagcgctgccttctgtaatagatctaccctcacatttgtccctatttcatctagatgtttccccagtgctttgggaatggtgccaagtgctccaaccaccacggggactacttttacctttacctgccaaatcttacgaagttccctggccaggtcctggtacttctcgatcttttccatctccttcgaagctacccttatatcacctggcaccgctatgtcaatgagatgacacatcttcttcgtcttatctaatagcacaacatccggacgcctatgttgtataacatgatcggtctgaatgttaaagtcccataggatcttgacctggtcgttctctacaactttctccggaacatggtcataccatttcgcaagtactttgacaccatacttcttacacagatcccagtgaatcaccttggccagcttgtcatgtcttcctttgtactccgtctgggccatcttactgcattcgctaacaatatgaaatacagtctcctctgctttattgcacattctacacataggagagacgtttgctttctctatccttgccttcattacatttgtccttagagactggtcttgcgccgcagtaatcaagccctctgtttccttctttagttctccactctttaaccaattccatgacttgctgctggccacttcctcagtacacctcaagaaccggccatgaagtggtttgttcctccaatcttgatgtctttcctccttcctttccctcttgtactctttcggcccaacttcgtctgccctcgtgtacctttgtgcaactttcaacaagctctcctcggtcctcctgacatgacaatgcaagcttctgcgctcgatgttaacactgtccgccacgctaagcaacccccttccgccctctgacctcggaagatagagtctactaacatttgaccgcgggtgtagcatgccatgcatggtcattagttttcttgtcctcctgtcagtgacatctagaccttccttagtcca includes the following:
- the LOC117288424 gene encoding hydroxyacid oxidase 1-like — its product is MAQPLCLEDFEAFARKSLSGLVYEYYRAGCYPEQTLGDNVQAFKRYRLRPKLLRDVSRRDLRTTILGQEIAFPIAVAPTAMQRMAHSDGEVATAKAVTSLGTGMVLSCVTTSTMEEVAEASSPRGLRWAQLHIFKDETLVRSIVRKAETNGYKALIVTVDSPIGRRSAGESLKELPLHIRLAHFGGEKLSSGLTSLDNPKVTWSHIDWLSSITTLPIVLKGVLTGIKGQL